One genomic window of Comamonas serinivorans includes the following:
- a CDS encoding bifunctional protein-serine/threonine kinase/phosphatase has protein sequence MPFELDIGLVSRAGRAPHNEDFAAVQPADDHTRVVAAIADGVSAGGRGREAAQTSVASLVRDFFCTPATWEPTVALDRLIGAQNAWLHGINRRRQPAYGLTTLTALVLSGQSFTLAHVGDTRAYLLRQGQLEQLTDDHVMGGTDFAHRLSRALGLEDRIAIDYRQGEVLPGDVFVLLSDGVHNVLTPRQIARRVGEAGGAQSLAEHLADAAWQQGSRDNLTALVVRVQGVQDATLDDITRQAQALPPLPLLQPGSVIDGLHVEALVADSGVYRVYRVYRVHDGRSGRRYALKTLHTQRAHDREEWAALAHEAWVARHLQTGPAAPHLVRVHTLAEVALAATAVPGESALPQPVPSPSASASASASASASPSAFYLLYDWVDGETLAQWLARRHRPAVVQVVSLAQQAARILGSLHRQGVVHRDVKPANLLCGPDGVLRLLDLGVALTGREPAAVRALHAGTASYVNPEQWDDPPAPADAGSDLFALGVTLYQLLTGRLPYGEVIAYQRGRYWRDPVPPSRHNPQVPIWLDAIVLKAVARSPAQRFETAEELLLALERGAARPLALPAPSPLSVRDPALGWKLACLFSALLNAVLVYWLLFLPR, from the coding sequence ATGCCGTTTGAACTCGACATCGGCCTGGTCTCCCGGGCCGGGCGCGCGCCCCACAACGAGGACTTCGCCGCCGTGCAGCCCGCGGACGACCACACCCGCGTGGTGGCCGCCATTGCCGATGGCGTGAGCGCCGGCGGCCGGGGCCGCGAGGCCGCGCAGACCAGCGTGGCCAGCCTGGTGCGCGACTTCTTTTGCACGCCCGCCACCTGGGAGCCCACGGTGGCGCTCGACCGCCTCATCGGCGCGCAGAACGCCTGGCTGCACGGCATCAACCGGCGGCGCCAGCCGGCCTACGGGCTCACCACGCTGACGGCGCTGGTGCTGAGCGGCCAGAGCTTCACGCTCGCGCACGTGGGCGACACCCGGGCCTACCTGCTGCGCCAGGGCCAGCTCGAGCAGCTCACCGACGACCACGTGATGGGCGGCACGGACTTTGCGCACCGGCTGTCGCGTGCGCTGGGGCTGGAAGACCGCATCGCCATCGACTACCGCCAGGGCGAGGTGCTGCCGGGCGACGTGTTCGTGCTGCTGTCCGATGGCGTGCACAACGTGCTCACGCCGCGCCAGATCGCGCGGCGGGTGGGCGAGGCCGGCGGTGCCCAATCCCTGGCCGAGCACCTGGCCGACGCCGCGTGGCAGCAGGGCAGCCGCGACAACCTCACGGCCCTGGTGGTGCGCGTGCAGGGCGTGCAGGACGCCACGCTGGACGACATCACGCGCCAGGCCCAGGCCCTGCCGCCCTTGCCGCTGCTGCAGCCGGGCAGCGTGATCGACGGGCTGCACGTCGAGGCCCTGGTGGCCGACAGTGGCGTCTACCGCGTCTACCGCGTCTACCGCGTGCACGACGGGCGCAGCGGCCGACGTTACGCGCTCAAGACCCTGCACACTCAGCGCGCCCATGACCGCGAGGAGTGGGCCGCGCTGGCGCACGAGGCCTGGGTGGCCCGCCACCTGCAGACGGGGCCAGCCGCCCCGCACCTGGTGCGCGTGCACACGCTGGCCGAGGTCGCCCTGGCCGCGACGGCGGTGCCTGGGGAGTCGGCGTTGCCGCAGCCCGTGCCTTCGCCCTCGGCATCGGCATCGGCATCGGCATCGGCATCGGCATCGCCCTCGGCCTTCTACCTGCTGTACGACTGGGTGGACGGCGAGACGCTGGCGCAGTGGTTGGCGCGGCGTCATCGGCCCGCGGTGGTCCAGGTCGTGAGCCTGGCGCAGCAGGCGGCCCGCATCCTGGGCAGCCTGCACCGGCAGGGCGTGGTCCACCGCGACGTGAAGCCCGCCAACCTGCTGTGTGGCCCAGATGGCGTGCTGCGGCTGCTGGACCTGGGCGTTGCGCTGACCGGGCGCGAACCGGCGGCCGTGCGCGCCCTGCACGCGGGCACGGCCAGCTACGTCAACCCCGAGCAGTGGGACGACCCGCCCGCGCCGGCCGACGCAGGCAGCGACCTGTTCGCCCTGGGGGTGACGCTGTACCAGCTGCTGACGGGCCGCCTGCCCTATGGCGAGGTCATCGCCTACCAGCGCGGGCGCTACTGGCGCGACCCCGTGCCGCCCAGCCGGCACAACCCGCAGGTGCCGATCTGGCTGGACGCCATCGTGCTCAAGGCCGTCGCGCGCTCGCCGGCGCAGCGGTTTGAAACGGCCGAGGAGCTGTTGCTGGCCCTGGAACGTGGTGCGGCGCGGCCGTTGGCCCTGCCGGCGCCCAGTCCGCTGTCGGTGCGCGATCCGGCCTTGGGCTGGAAGCTGGCCTGCCTGTTCAGCGCGCTGCTCAACGCCGTGCTGGTCTACTGGCTGCTGTTCCTGCCGCGATGA
- a CDS encoding GAF domain-containing protein, producing MSLHLWDYPPEALEVTVSELLIATASSSDKLIDDTVREVLHDLREHLSMDVIFFSEIRDGQRMFKHVDTKPGCEVIATGGGSSLEESFCQCVLEGKLPQLVHDAAVHPAFPQLPPTPFRVGAHLSAPIVLGDGRTYGTLCCFSHEGDETLTERDLQKLECVARVAAKRIDARRQRVRDDEMQAWALEPLASHPLGKPTRRI from the coding sequence ATGAGCCTGCACCTGTGGGATTACCCGCCTGAAGCCCTGGAAGTGACGGTGAGCGAGCTGCTCATCGCCACCGCCTCCTCCAGCGACAAGCTGATCGACGACACCGTGCGCGAGGTCTTGCACGACCTGCGCGAGCACCTGAGCATGGACGTGATCTTCTTCTCCGAGATCCGCGACGGCCAGCGCATGTTCAAGCACGTGGACACCAAACCCGGCTGCGAGGTCATCGCCACCGGCGGTGGCTCGTCGCTGGAAGAGTCGTTTTGCCAGTGCGTGCTCGAGGGCAAGCTGCCGCAGCTGGTGCACGACGCCGCCGTGCACCCGGCCTTTCCGCAGCTGCCGCCCACGCCCTTCCGCGTCGGGGCCCACCTCAGCGCCCCCATCGTGCTGGGCGACGGACGCACCTACGGCACGCTGTGCTGCTTCAGCCACGAAGGCGATGAGACCCTGACCGAGCGCGACCTGCAGAAGCTCGAATGCGTGGCCCGCGTGGCCGCCAAGCGCATCGATGCCCGCCGGCAGCGCGTGCGCGACGACGAAATGCAGGCCTGGGCCCTCGAGCCCCTGGCCAGCCACCCACTGGGCAAGCCCACGCGCCGCATCTGA
- a CDS encoding nitrate reductase associated protein has product MTPTYFDFEAAFVNTLRCVPMVVRFKLDACGIKLSLRAWSRFSLGTRSRLASMGVAQPDELERYRAFLASAIADVGEPVVTLALPPDPAWAQTERLPEVVATQAQALHQPLDGPRRWHQLDALQRFALVKLTRGGHENENFLPALREFGLVQPAPAPQMAAALPTA; this is encoded by the coding sequence ATGACCCCCACTTACTTTGACTTTGAGGCAGCGTTCGTGAACACGCTGCGCTGCGTGCCCATGGTGGTCCGCTTCAAGCTGGATGCCTGCGGCATCAAGCTCTCGTTGCGCGCCTGGAGCCGCTTCAGCCTGGGCACCCGCAGCCGGCTGGCGTCCATGGGCGTGGCGCAGCCCGATGAGCTCGAACGCTACCGCGCCTTTCTCGCCAGCGCCATCGCGGACGTGGGCGAGCCGGTGGTCACGCTGGCGCTGCCGCCCGACCCGGCATGGGCGCAGACCGAGCGCCTGCCCGAGGTGGTCGCCACCCAAGCGCAGGCCCTGCACCAGCCCCTGGACGGCCCCCGGCGGTGGCACCAGCTGGATGCGCTGCAGCGCTTTGCGCTGGTCAAGCTCACGCGCGGCGGGCACGAGAACGAGAACTTCCTGCCCGCGCTGCGCGAGTTCGGCCTGGTGCAGCCCGCGCCCGCACCGCAGATGGCGGCGGCGCTTCCCACAGCCTGA
- a CDS encoding MFS transporter, with amino-acid sequence MSGFRTFLQSGHAPTLGAAFFYFACSCGIWVINGAMAPFLSEHFELTPAQKGLMLSIPIVAGSLMRFPLGLLAQYIGRKNATLVEMVGIVLAMLYGYFAVDSFGDLLAMGVLLGIAGASFGVALSLGSGSFPPRYKGLAMGLVGAGNIGTAVAALLAPPLAQAYGWQAVYGFAAIGILVPMVVMVVFAREPDDVDAHASLRDHVACLFEKDGWAFSLIYAVTFGGFIGLATFLPSYFHDQFGVSKVEAGQLTMLAAFMGAVTRIFGGWLSDHWGGVNTLTAVLVVISLSLLMCGLSNGSLALTVLFFLVCFAALGAGNGALFQLVPLRWPASTAVAGSMIGELGALGGGLIPASMGLSQQHTGSYFTGFAVFAACALAMLIMLRFMQIRWTRTWAERGGRARMVAA; translated from the coding sequence ATGTCGGGCTTTCGCACCTTCCTGCAGTCAGGACACGCGCCCACGCTGGGCGCTGCCTTCTTCTACTTCGCCTGCTCGTGCGGGATCTGGGTCATCAACGGCGCGATGGCGCCGTTCCTCAGCGAGCACTTCGAGCTGACACCGGCCCAGAAGGGCCTGATGCTGTCCATTCCCATCGTCGCGGGCTCGCTGATGCGCTTCCCGCTGGGCCTGCTGGCCCAGTACATCGGGCGCAAGAACGCCACCCTGGTCGAGATGGTGGGCATCGTGCTGGCCATGCTGTACGGCTACTTCGCCGTCGACTCGTTTGGCGACCTGCTGGCCATGGGCGTGCTGCTGGGCATCGCGGGCGCCAGCTTCGGCGTGGCGCTGTCGCTGGGATCCGGCTCGTTCCCGCCGCGCTACAAGGGGCTGGCCATGGGCCTGGTCGGCGCGGGCAACATCGGCACGGCCGTGGCCGCGCTGCTGGCGCCCCCGCTGGCCCAGGCCTACGGCTGGCAGGCGGTGTATGGCTTTGCGGCCATCGGCATCCTGGTGCCCATGGTGGTGATGGTTGTGTTCGCGCGCGAGCCGGACGACGTCGACGCCCACGCCAGCCTGCGCGACCACGTCGCCTGCCTGTTCGAAAAGGACGGCTGGGCCTTCAGCCTGATCTACGCCGTCACGTTTGGCGGCTTCATCGGCTTGGCGACGTTCCTGCCCAGCTACTTCCACGACCAGTTCGGCGTGAGCAAGGTGGAAGCCGGCCAGCTGACCATGCTGGCGGCCTTCATGGGCGCGGTCACGCGCATCTTCGGCGGCTGGTTGTCCGACCACTGGGGCGGCGTCAACACGCTGACGGCGGTGCTGGTGGTGATCAGCCTCAGCCTGCTGATGTGCGGGCTGAGCAACGGCTCGCTGGCGCTGACAGTGCTGTTCTTCCTGGTCTGCTTCGCGGCACTGGGGGCGGGCAACGGCGCGCTGTTTCAGCTCGTGCCGCTGCGCTGGCCGGCCTCGACCGCAGTGGCCGGCTCCATGATCGGCGAGCTGGGCGCCCTGGGCGGCGGGCTGATTCCCGCCAGCATGGGCCTGTCGCAGCAGCACACGGGCAGTTACTTCACGGGCTTTGCGGTGTTCGCAGCCTGCGCGCTGGCCATGCTCATCATGCTGCGCTTCATGCAGATCCGCTGGACGCGCACCTGGGCCGAGCGCGGCGGCCGCGCCCGCATGGTGGCCGCCTGA